One region of Triticum aestivum cultivar Chinese Spring chromosome 6B, IWGSC CS RefSeq v2.1, whole genome shotgun sequence genomic DNA includes:
- the LOC123136226 gene encoding mitochondrial import inner membrane translocase subunit TIM22-4: MASPEPSAGGDAASQSAAVQPLQLPTPEEIKGQEMMNNCAVRSVLSGVMGGGLGVLMGLFFGALENPIMSEEMTARQQIVYQAKQMGRKSMSHAKTFAVMGLIFSAAECVVEKARAKHDITNSAVAGCVTGGALAAKGGPQATCIGCVGFGAFSVAIEKFMERHT; this comes from the exons ATGGCTTCACCGGAGCCATCGGCGGGCGGCGATGCGGCCAGCCAGAGTGCTGCGGTGCAGCCGCTCCAGCTGCCAACGCCGGAGGAGATCAAGGGGCAGGAGATGATGAACAACTGCGCCGTCCGGAGCGTCCTCAGTGGTGTCATGG GGGGTGGTCTTGGTGTACTTATGGGACTATTTTTTGGAGCTTTGGAAAATCCAATAATGTCAGAGGAGATGACAGCAAGGCAACAAATAGTCTACCAGGCAAAACAGATGGGCAGGAAAAGTATGAGCCATGCTAAGACCTTTGCAGTAATGGGCTTGATTTTCTCTGCAGCTGAATGCGTCGTAGAGAAG GCTCGGGCAAAGCATGACATTACCAATTCGGCAGTAGCTGGCTGTGTCACAGGAGGGGCTTTAGCTGCAAAAG GTGGCCCTCAGGCCACATGTATCGGGTGTGTGGGTTTTGGTGCCTTCTCCGTGGCGATTGAGAAGTTCATGGAACGGCATACTTGA